A region from the Janthinobacterium agaricidamnosum genome encodes:
- a CDS encoding tautomerase family protein has product MPILNLRLSTTPDARQSAAIAATLSALTAQLLHKAPELTSVAISHLDAAHWFVGGPSLQVQGKASFFLDILISDETNTAAEKAAYIAAVFAAMHEHLGALHDVSYIHVHDARQAAWGYGGLTQQFRAVRKALQPA; this is encoded by the coding sequence ATGCCCATTCTGAACCTGCGTTTGTCCACCACGCCCGATGCGCGCCAGTCGGCCGCCATCGCCGCCACCTTGAGCGCCTTGACGGCGCAGTTGCTGCACAAGGCGCCCGAACTGACGTCGGTGGCGATCAGCCATCTTGACGCGGCGCACTGGTTTGTCGGCGGGCCATCCCTGCAGGTGCAGGGCAAGGCCAGCTTTTTCCTCGATATCCTGATCAGCGATGAAACGAATACGGCGGCGGAAAAGGCCGCGTATATCGCCGCCGTGTTCGCTGCCATGCATGAGCATCTCGGCGCCTTGCATGACGTCAGCTACATCCACGTGCACGACGCGCGCCAGGCGGCCTGGGGCTACGGCGGCTTGACGCAGCAGTTCCGCGCCGTGCGCAAGGCGCTGCAGCCGGCCTGA
- the def gene encoding peptide deformylase: protein MSILNILRYPDPRLHTIAKPVTEFDARLQTLIDDMAETMYDAPGVGLAASQVDEHIQMMVIDTTEEKNQLQVFINPEITWSSEEKQVYDEGCLSVPGVYDGVERPARIKVRALDRHGKQYELEADGLLAVCIQHEMDHLLGKVFVEYLSPLKRNRIKTKMIKEIRGLEREASLRAQNRRF from the coding sequence ATGTCCATATTAAATATCCTGCGTTACCCCGATCCTCGCCTGCACACGATCGCCAAGCCCGTCACCGAATTTGACGCGCGCCTGCAAACCCTGATCGACGACATGGCCGAAACCATGTACGACGCCCCGGGCGTCGGCCTGGCTGCGTCGCAAGTGGACGAGCATATCCAGATGATGGTGATCGACACCACCGAAGAAAAAAACCAGCTGCAAGTATTCATCAACCCGGAAATCACCTGGTCCAGCGAAGAAAAGCAGGTCTACGACGAAGGCTGTCTGTCCGTGCCCGGCGTGTATGACGGCGTCGAGCGTCCGGCCCGCATCAAGGTGCGCGCCCTGGACCGCCACGGCAAGCAGTACGAGCTGGAAGCCGATGGCTTGCTGGCCGTCTGCATCCAGCATGAGATGGATCACTTGCTGGGCAAGGTATTCGTCGAATACCTGTCGCCGCTCAAGCGCAACCGCATCAAGACCAAGATGATCAAGGAAATCCGCGGTCTCGAGCGCGAAGCGAGCTTGCGCGCACAGAACCGTCGTTTCTAA
- the fmt gene encoding methionyl-tRNA formyltransferase codes for MKVIFAGTPEFAATALKDLHEAGFEIPLVLTQPDRPAGRGMQLHASAVKQYAQQHGIEVLQPLSLRMDSKDPQRAAEAKAAHERLLATDYDVMVVAAYGLILPRSTLDIKPCINIHGSLLPRWRGAAPIHRAIEAGDDETGVTIMQMEEGLDTGPMLAIERTPIEAGDSTATLHDKLAKLGGKMIVETLRKMQQQPLEAVPQPEAGVTYAAKIAKEEAALDFSLPALELGLKIRAFNPFPGACGQVDGVTIKIWAAEVLDADSKEAPGQVLAADAQHGIVVACGNGSLRLTELQKPGGKRLPAAEFIKGFPLEGKRFV; via the coding sequence ATGAAAGTGATCTTCGCAGGCACGCCTGAATTCGCCGCCACGGCCCTGAAAGACTTGCACGAAGCGGGATTCGAGATTCCGCTGGTGCTGACCCAGCCCGACCGTCCTGCCGGACGCGGCATGCAGCTGCACGCCTCGGCCGTCAAGCAGTACGCGCAGCAGCACGGCATCGAGGTGCTGCAACCGCTGTCCTTGCGCATGGACAGCAAGGACCCGCAGCGCGCCGCAGAGGCGAAGGCGGCCCATGAGCGCCTGCTGGCCACCGATTACGATGTGATGGTGGTGGCGGCCTACGGCTTGATCTTGCCGCGCAGCACCCTCGACATCAAACCCTGCATCAATATCCACGGTTCATTGCTGCCGCGCTGGCGCGGCGCCGCGCCGATCCACCGCGCCATCGAGGCCGGCGACGATGAAACGGGCGTGACCATCATGCAGATGGAAGAAGGCCTCGATACGGGCCCCATGCTGGCCATCGAGCGCACGCCCATCGAGGCGGGCGACTCCACCGCCACCCTGCACGACAAATTGGCCAAACTGGGCGGCAAGATGATCGTCGAGACCCTGCGCAAGATGCAGCAGCAGCCGCTGGAAGCGGTGCCGCAGCCGGAAGCGGGCGTCACCTATGCGGCAAAGATTGCCAAGGAAGAAGCGGCGCTCGATTTCAGCTTGCCGGCGCTGGAACTGGGCCTGAAAATCCGCGCCTTCAATCCGTTTCCCGGCGCCTGCGGCCAGGTCGATGGCGTCACCATCAAGATCTGGGCCGCCGAGGTGCTCGACGCGGACAGCAAGGAAGCGCCGGGCCAGGTGCTGGCGGCCGACGCCCAGCATGGCATCGTCGTGGCCTGCGGCAATGGCTCGCTGCGCCTGACGGAACTGCAAAAACCGGGCGGCAAGCGCCTGCCCGCAGCCGAGTTCATCAAGGGCTTCCCCCTCGAAGGCAAGCGTTTCGTTTAA
- a CDS encoding EAL and HDOD domain-containing protein, with protein MIDISSNDITPKPLRVREFYLGRQPILDRNQALFGYELLFRNAPVGPANITSDLSATASVIAHASQLGMEKVIGDALGFVNVDADVIMSDIFVFLPREKVVLEIVESMPVTPEVRARISELVGHGFTFALENVVSDTAQVQELLPLVQYVKMDMSTVDPKVLAALAPRFKQENKKLVAEKVETREEFKSGLDLGFDYFQGYYFAKPAIMTGKKLSPSQLAVMELMTLVTSDADNMDIERAIKRDVSLALNLLRLVNTPAVGARQRIDSLSQAVTVLGRRQLQRWLQIMLYAEPSKRGHSMTPLLMLATTRGRLLELLAHKLRPNHAHSADIAFTVGIMSLMDTLFGVPMSEILSQIEVIDEVAEALLSREGFYGDLLRLAECIERIEDMEGEIVPTLRDLAMSPDDLVELEMAAYEWSDNVVRYAL; from the coding sequence ATGATCGATATTTCCAGCAACGACATCACCCCGAAACCCTTGCGCGTGCGCGAGTTCTATCTGGGGCGACAACCTATCCTCGACCGCAACCAGGCCCTGTTCGGCTATGAGTTGCTATTCCGCAACGCTCCGGTCGGTCCCGCCAACATTACCAGCGACCTGTCCGCCACGGCCTCCGTGATCGCCCACGCTTCCCAGCTGGGCATGGAAAAAGTCATCGGCGACGCGCTCGGTTTCGTCAACGTCGACGCCGACGTGATCATGAGCGACATCTTCGTTTTCCTGCCGCGCGAAAAAGTCGTGCTGGAAATCGTCGAATCGATGCCCGTCACGCCGGAAGTGCGCGCGCGCATCAGCGAACTGGTGGGCCACGGCTTTACTTTCGCGCTGGAAAACGTCGTCTCCGATACGGCGCAAGTGCAGGAACTGTTGCCGTTGGTGCAATACGTCAAGATGGACATGAGCACGGTCGACCCGAAAGTGCTGGCAGCGCTGGCGCCCCGTTTCAAGCAGGAAAACAAGAAACTGGTGGCGGAGAAGGTCGAGACGCGCGAAGAATTCAAGTCGGGCCTGGACCTGGGCTTCGATTATTTCCAGGGTTATTATTTTGCCAAGCCCGCCATCATGACGGGCAAGAAGCTGTCGCCGTCGCAACTGGCCGTCATGGAACTGATGACACTGGTGACCTCCGATGCCGACAACATGGACATCGAGCGCGCCATCAAGCGTGACGTGTCGCTGGCCCTGAACCTGTTGCGCCTGGTCAATACGCCGGCCGTGGGTGCGCGCCAGCGCATCGATTCGCTGAGCCAGGCCGTGACCGTGCTGGGCCGCCGCCAGCTGCAGCGCTGGCTGCAAATCATGCTGTACGCGGAGCCAAGCAAGCGTGGCCATAGCATGACGCCGCTGCTGATGCTGGCGACCACGCGCGGCCGTTTGCTCGAATTGCTCGCGCATAAACTGCGCCCGAACCATGCCCATTCGGCCGATATCGCCTTTACGGTCGGCATCATGTCGCTGATGGATACCCTGTTCGGCGTGCCGATGTCGGAAATCCTCAGCCAGATCGAAGTGATCGACGAAGTGGCCGAAGCGCTGCTGTCGCGCGAAGGCTTCTACGGCGACCTGCTGCGCCTGGCCGAATGCATCGAACGCATCGAAGACATGGAAGGCGAGATCGTGCCGACCTTGCGCGACCTGGCCATGTCGCCGGACGACCTGGTGGAACTGGAAATGGCGGCCTACGAATGGAGCGATAACGTAGTGCGTTATGCGCTGTAA
- the metH gene encoding methionine synthase yields MNDTVIPAMSPTEATLRAILAQRIMILDGAMGTIIQQYKLDEEAYRGGPAGRFIDFAAPADSGARELFVKGNNELLTLTQPHIIQEIHERYLAAGADLIETNTFGATTIAQDDYHMAHLAYEMNVQAAKLARAACDKYSTPDKPRFVAGALGPTPKTASISPDVNDPAARNVSFDQLVAAYLQQTQGLVEGGADVLLVETIFDTLNCKAALFAIDLFYEQNPTVVRLPLMISGTVTDASGRILSGQTVPAFWNSVRHAKPLTIGLNCALGAALMRPYAEELAKIADTFVCIYPNAGLPNPMSDTGFDELPADTSALLREFADAGFLNMAGGCCGTTPEHIAAIGELLSKNTPRTVPAPSHDLRLAGLEPFVVNDESLFVNVGERTNVTGSKAFARMILNEQYDEALSVARQQVENGAQVIDINMDEAMLDSLAAMTRFLNLIASEPDISRVPIMVDSSKWSVIEAGLKCVQGKAIVNSISMKEGEEEFLRQAKLCRRYGAAVIVMAFDEKGQADTFERKIEICARAYHLLIDALDFPPEDIIFDPNIFAVATGIEEHNNYAVDFINATRWIKENLPYAKISGGVSNVSFSFRGNDPAREAIHTVFLYHAIKAGMTMGIVNAGMVGVYDNLDPELRERVEDVVLNRREDSTERMIEFAGTLKAGGKAEAQTLAWREGTVQERLSHALVHGITQFIVEDTEEARQELLHNGGRPIHVIEGPLMAGMDVVGDLFGQGKMFLPQVVKSARVMKQAVAHLIPFIEEEKLLEEQRTGIVAKPKGKIIMATVKGDVHDIGKNIVTVVLQCNNFEVVNMGVMVPCSEILARAKVENADIIGLSGLITPSLEEMAYVAKEMQRDEHFRMLKIPLLIGGATTSRAHTAVKIAHNYEGPVIYVPDASRSVSVAQSLLTPEQRDKYVEDIELDYARIREQHANKKALPILPLAQARANKMVVPFDGPCTPVKPKFIGRRVFKNVDLATLANYIDWGPFFQTWDLAGPFPAILTDEVVGDAATKVYAEGQALLKKLIDGRWLTANGVVSLLPANSVNDDDIEVYTDDTRSTVAFTYYGMRQQGVKPVVDGVQRPNQCLADFIAPKASGVKDYIGMFAVTSGLGIEKYEKRFEDAHDDYSSIMLKSLADRLAEAFAEYLHERVRKDLWGYVPDEHLGNDDMIAEKYVGIRPAPGYPACPEHTVKKEMFEVMQAEEIGMQLTESYAMFPGAAVSGFYFAHPESKYFVVGKIGMDQVEDMAKRRGASIEDVERWLAPNLS; encoded by the coding sequence ATGAACGATACCGTGATCCCCGCCATGTCCCCGACCGAAGCCACCTTGCGCGCCATCCTGGCGCAGCGGATCATGATCCTCGACGGCGCCATGGGCACGATCATCCAGCAGTACAAGCTCGACGAAGAAGCGTACCGTGGCGGTCCCGCCGGCCGCTTCATCGATTTCGCCGCGCCGGCCGACAGCGGCGCGCGCGAACTGTTCGTCAAAGGCAACAATGAGCTGCTGACCCTCACGCAGCCGCACATCATCCAGGAAATCCACGAGCGCTACCTGGCGGCGGGCGCCGACCTGATCGAAACGAATACCTTCGGCGCCACGACGATCGCGCAAGACGATTACCACATGGCCCACCTGGCCTATGAAATGAACGTCCAGGCGGCGAAACTGGCGCGTGCCGCCTGCGATAAATATTCCACCCCGGACAAGCCGCGCTTCGTCGCGGGCGCCCTGGGACCGACGCCAAAGACGGCATCGATCTCGCCCGACGTCAACGACCCGGCCGCGCGCAACGTCAGTTTCGACCAGCTGGTGGCCGCCTACCTGCAGCAGACGCAGGGCCTGGTGGAAGGGGGCGCCGACGTGCTGCTGGTGGAAACCATCTTCGATACCTTGAACTGCAAGGCGGCCCTGTTCGCCATCGACCTGTTCTACGAACAGAATCCTACCGTCGTGCGCCTGCCCTTGATGATTTCCGGCACCGTCACGGACGCCTCGGGCCGCATCCTGTCGGGCCAGACCGTGCCCGCCTTCTGGAATTCCGTGCGCCACGCGAAACCGCTGACCATCGGCCTGAACTGCGCGCTGGGCGCCGCCCTGATGCGCCCGTACGCGGAAGAACTGGCCAAGATCGCCGACACGTTTGTTTGCATCTACCCGAACGCGGGCTTGCCCAATCCCATGAGCGACACGGGCTTCGACGAGTTGCCAGCCGACACATCCGCCCTGCTGCGCGAATTTGCCGACGCGGGTTTTTTGAACATGGCGGGCGGCTGCTGCGGCACCACGCCCGAGCACATCGCCGCCATCGGCGAGTTGCTGTCGAAAAATACACCGCGCACCGTGCCGGCCCCGTCGCACGACTTGCGCCTGGCGGGCCTGGAACCGTTCGTCGTCAACGACGAGTCGCTGTTCGTCAACGTGGGCGAGCGCACCAACGTCACGGGCTCGAAAGCGTTCGCGCGCATGATTCTCAACGAGCAATACGACGAAGCCTTGTCCGTGGCGCGCCAGCAGGTGGAAAACGGCGCGCAAGTGATCGACATCAATATGGATGAGGCGATGCTCGATTCGCTGGCCGCCATGACGCGTTTCTTGAACCTGATCGCCTCGGAACCCGATATTTCGCGTGTGCCCATCATGGTCGACTCGTCGAAATGGTCGGTCATCGAAGCGGGCCTCAAATGCGTGCAGGGTAAGGCCATCGTCAACTCGATTTCCATGAAGGAAGGCGAAGAGGAATTCCTGCGCCAGGCGAAACTGTGCCGCCGCTACGGCGCGGCCGTCATCGTCATGGCTTTCGATGAAAAAGGGCAAGCCGACACCTTCGAGCGCAAGATCGAGATTTGCGCCCGCGCCTACCACCTGCTGATCGATGCGTTGGACTTCCCGCCGGAAGACATCATTTTCGACCCGAACATCTTTGCCGTGGCCACCGGCATCGAAGAGCACAACAACTACGCCGTCGACTTCATCAACGCCACGCGCTGGATCAAGGAAAACCTGCCGTACGCGAAGATCTCGGGCGGCGTGTCGAACGTGTCCTTCAGTTTCCGCGGCAACGATCCCGCCCGCGAAGCCATCCATACCGTCTTCCTGTACCACGCCATCAAGGCCGGCATGACCATGGGCATCGTCAACGCCGGCATGGTGGGCGTGTACGACAACCTGGATCCGGAATTGCGCGAGCGCGTGGAAGACGTGGTGCTGAACCGCCGCGAAGACTCGACCGAGCGCATGATCGAATTTGCCGGCACCCTGAAGGCGGGCGGCAAGGCCGAAGCGCAAACCCTGGCCTGGCGCGAGGGAACAGTACAGGAACGCCTGTCGCACGCGCTCGTGCATGGCATCACGCAATTCATCGTGGAAGACACGGAAGAAGCGCGCCAGGAACTGCTGCACAATGGCGGGCGCCCCATCCACGTGATCGAGGGACCGCTGATGGCCGGCATGGACGTGGTCGGCGACCTGTTTGGCCAAGGCAAGATGTTCCTGCCGCAAGTGGTGAAATCGGCGCGCGTGATGAAGCAGGCCGTGGCCCATCTGATTCCGTTCATCGAGGAAGAAAAGCTGCTCGAAGAGCAGCGCACGGGCATCGTCGCCAAGCCGAAGGGCAAGATCATCATGGCGACCGTGAAAGGCGACGTGCATGACATCGGCAAGAATATCGTCACGGTAGTCTTGCAATGCAATAACTTCGAAGTGGTCAACATGGGCGTGATGGTGCCGTGCTCGGAAATCCTCGCCCGCGCCAAGGTGGAAAACGCCGACATCATCGGTCTGTCGGGCCTGATCACGCCGTCGCTGGAAGAAATGGCGTATGTCGCCAAGGAAATGCAGCGCGACGAACACTTCCGCATGCTGAAGATTCCCCTGCTGATCGGCGGCGCCACCACCAGCCGCGCCCACACGGCCGTGAAAATCGCGCACAACTACGAAGGCCCCGTGATCTACGTGCCGGACGCTTCGCGTTCCGTGTCCGTGGCGCAATCGCTGCTGACGCCGGAACAGCGCGACAAGTACGTGGAAGACATCGAACTCGACTATGCGCGTATCCGCGAACAGCACGCCAACAAGAAGGCCCTGCCCATCCTGCCGCTGGCGCAGGCGCGCGCGAACAAGATGGTCGTGCCGTTCGACGGCCCGTGCACGCCCGTAAAGCCGAAGTTCATCGGCCGCCGCGTGTTCAAGAACGTGGATCTGGCCACGCTGGCCAACTATATCGACTGGGGCCCATTCTTCCAGACCTGGGACCTGGCCGGTCCCTTCCCCGCCATCTTGACGGATGAAGTGGTGGGCGACGCGGCCACCAAGGTGTACGCGGAAGGCCAGGCCTTGCTGAAAAAACTCATCGACGGACGCTGGCTGACGGCCAACGGCGTCGTCTCCTTGCTGCCAGCCAATAGCGTCAATGACGACGATATCGAGGTGTACACCGACGATACGCGCAGTACGGTGGCGTTCACGTATTACGGCATGCGCCAGCAAGGCGTCAAACCCGTGGTCGACGGCGTGCAGCGCCCGAACCAGTGCCTGGCCGACTTCATCGCGCCGAAGGCGTCGGGCGTGAAGGATTACATCGGCATGTTTGCCGTCACGTCCGGCCTGGGCATCGAAAAGTATGAAAAGCGCTTCGAGGATGCGCACGACGATTACTCGTCCATCATGCTCAAATCCCTGGCGGACCGCCTGGCCGAGGCGTTTGCCGAGTACCTGCACGAACGCGTGCGCAAGGATTTGTGGGGCTACGTGCCCGATGAACACTTGGGCAACGACGACATGATCGCCGAGAAATACGTGGGCATCCGTCCCGCGCCCGGCTACCCGGCCTGCCCTGAGCACACGGTCAAGAAAGAGATGTTCGAGGTCATGCAGGCCGAGGAAATCGGCATGCAGCTGACGGAATCGTATGCCATGTTCCCAGGCGCGGCCGTCTCCGGCTTTTATTTTGCCCACCCGGAGTCGAAATACTTCGTCGTCGGCAAGATCGGCATGGACCAGGTGGAAGACATGGCCAAGCGCCGTGGCGCCAGTATTGAGGACGTGGAACGCTGGCTGGCGCCCAACTTGTCGTAA
- a CDS encoding IPT/TIG domain-containing protein, with amino-acid sequence MKNHLLVALFLVLGLSACGGGGGGDTAVATTSGNPAVVPAVTAVSAANVAVGGRLVVTGTNLSRVTAFQVGGVNVAASASSDTSVTLAMPGTPVTGALSLVSASGTATTSYNVNVYLPLSVSSVAPATGGVGSSVTIAGGGMGAVTAVQFGSGAAATPQSQTAGSVTVVVPAGAATGALTVRGPYNDVISSDTYTVLASVAVTSITSAVNGATLSVTLQGSNLDQVSSATVGSTPAVIVSASSSQLLLSAPASATGNVMLSAASRIAVNAGTVSAFTLGSIDFAQVLNLNSSDAALRLTRGKPAAVRVSVLATQTGQTSPAVILNATAANGGNLGSITMSGPSVLPTVKSDYSFNGNFSAVLPAGWILPGVRVRVTAVGNDGVQVSQEAAPVVGSAAKIHLVLVPLSTDDGVAQLPDAEVIRAALTRVYPYAAENISITTRTALSMPGSSTADSWWSDALDKLDNKRALEDSGAYYYGFVPRMSSTRTAGLAYINPTGSSNAFTAAIGLDARFNSIASVDPFGNNWPEWLTTLVHELGHNHSLQHVACGGPASAATDYPYPNGELGPQPLYNSDYAGSIGQLSKAVYGATPMKDVMSYCSGAWFSDYSYVRVQQFLERRSTQVTGSNVLAASMSVAENGYLTISGRITPAGVGLRPAVASSARIGPAAGGSGHAYTLRVLTASGQTIDLPFDGVSVADHGGNAMSHFRVSFANPGDISDVQVLQNGKALAKLERSARRSRAAANDATFDATQSGGKLALVWNADAEPYAAVLHVAADGRKTVVASDLTGGKASVDVSALPAGGRFEVSLSSSVGARLMRVQRR; translated from the coding sequence ATGAAAAACCATCTGCTTGTTGCATTGTTTCTTGTGCTGGGCCTGTCCGCTTGCGGCGGTGGCGGCGGTGGTGACACGGCGGTGGCGACCACGTCGGGCAATCCTGCCGTGGTTCCTGCCGTAACGGCCGTCTCGGCGGCGAATGTCGCCGTGGGCGGCAGGCTGGTGGTGACGGGCACGAATCTGAGCCGCGTGACGGCTTTCCAGGTAGGCGGCGTGAACGTTGCCGCCAGTGCCAGCAGCGACACCAGCGTGACCCTGGCCATGCCGGGCACCCCTGTGACGGGCGCCTTGAGCCTCGTCAGCGCCAGCGGCACGGCGACCACCAGTTATAACGTCAATGTGTACTTGCCGCTGAGCGTGAGCAGCGTCGCGCCGGCGACGGGCGGCGTCGGTTCCAGCGTGACGATCGCGGGCGGCGGCATGGGCGCCGTGACGGCGGTGCAGTTCGGCAGTGGCGCGGCGGCAACGCCGCAAAGCCAGACAGCCGGCAGCGTGACGGTAGTGGTGCCTGCGGGCGCAGCGACAGGCGCGCTGACGGTGCGCGGTCCGTACAACGATGTGATCAGCAGCGACACGTACACGGTCCTGGCGAGCGTGGCAGTGACGTCGATCACGTCGGCCGTCAACGGCGCGACCTTGTCGGTGACGCTGCAGGGCAGCAATCTGGACCAGGTCAGCTCGGCAACGGTGGGCAGTACGCCAGCCGTCATCGTCAGCGCCAGTAGCAGCCAGCTGCTGCTGTCTGCGCCAGCGTCGGCAACGGGCAACGTGATGCTGTCGGCCGCTTCGCGCATCGCCGTGAATGCGGGCACGGTGTCGGCCTTTACCTTGGGCAGCATTGATTTCGCGCAGGTACTGAACTTGAATTCCAGCGATGCCGCCTTGCGCTTGACGCGCGGCAAGCCGGCCGCCGTGCGCGTCTCCGTGCTGGCCACGCAAACAGGCCAGACCAGCCCGGCCGTGATCTTGAATGCGACGGCCGCCAATGGCGGCAACCTGGGCAGCATCACCATGAGCGGCCCATCGGTCTTGCCGACGGTGAAAAGCGATTACAGTTTCAACGGCAATTTCAGCGCCGTCCTGCCTGCTGGCTGGATCTTGCCCGGCGTGCGCGTGCGCGTGACGGCAGTGGGCAATGACGGCGTGCAAGTGAGCCAGGAAGCGGCGCCCGTGGTGGGCAGCGCAGCGAAAATTCACCTGGTGCTGGTACCGCTGAGCACCGATGATGGTGTGGCGCAATTGCCGGACGCCGAGGTGATCCGTGCTGCACTGACGCGCGTGTATCCGTATGCGGCGGAAAATATCAGCATCACCACGCGCACGGCGCTGAGCATGCCAGGCAGCAGCACGGCCGACAGCTGGTGGAGCGATGCCTTGGACAAGCTGGACAACAAGCGTGCACTGGAAGATAGTGGCGCCTATTATTATGGTTTCGTGCCGAGAATGTCTTCCACGCGCACCGCCGGCCTGGCCTACATCAACCCGACGGGCAGCAGCAATGCCTTCACGGCGGCCATCGGCCTCGATGCCAGGTTCAACAGCATTGCCTCCGTCGATCCCTTTGGTAATAACTGGCCTGAATGGCTGACCACGCTTGTGCATGAGCTTGGCCATAACCACTCGCTGCAGCACGTCGCCTGCGGCGGTCCAGCCAGTGCGGCCACCGACTACCCGTATCCGAATGGCGAACTGGGCCCGCAACCGCTGTACAACAGCGACTATGCGGGCAGCATTGGCCAGTTGAGCAAGGCCGTGTATGGCGCTACGCCGATGAAGGACGTGATGAGCTATTGCAGCGGTGCCTGGTTCTCCGACTACAGCTATGTGCGGGTACAGCAATTCCTGGAAAGACGCAGCACGCAGGTGACGGGCAGCAATGTGCTGGCCGCCAGCATGTCCGTGGCCGAGAACGGCTATCTGACCATTTCCGGCCGCATCACGCCAGCCGGTGTGGGGCTGCGTCCCGCCGTTGCCTCGTCTGCGCGCATCGGCCCCGCTGCCGGCGGCAGCGGCCATGCATATACCCTGCGCGTGCTGACGGCGTCGGGACAGACTATCGACTTGCCTTTTGATGGCGTTTCCGTGGCTGATCATGGCGGCAACGCCATGAGTCATTTCCGCGTCAGCTTCGCCAACCCGGGCGACATCAGCGACGTGCAAGTGCTGCAAAATGGCAAGGCTTTAGCCAAGCTGGAGCGCTCTGCGCGCCGCAGCAGGGCCGCCGCCAACGATGCCACGTTCGATGCGACACAAAGCGGCGGCAAGCTGGCGCTGGTCTGGAATGCCGATGCGGAACCCTACGCCGCCGTGCTGCACGTGGCCGCCGATGGCCGCAAGACGGTGGTCGCCAGTGACTTGACGGGTGGCAAAGCCAGCGTCGACGTCAGCGCCTTGCCGGCCGGCGGCCGTTTCGAGGTCAGCCTGTCGTCGTCCGTGGGCGCACGCCTGATGAGGGTGCAGCGCCGCTAA
- a CDS encoding SPW repeat protein, whose translation MATNFKLKRWQDQVILLLGLWLLVSPWAFSYPEGSPQMINAFVSGLVIAVLAAFDLYKTYFWAVVVNLLVGVWVAASPWVLRLADQRVVMWNELIVGIAVAVLALWELRTDPELHKHWPGAAA comes from the coding sequence ATGGCAACCAACTTCAAACTGAAACGCTGGCAGGACCAAGTGATCCTGTTGCTGGGCCTGTGGCTGCTCGTCTCGCCCTGGGCCTTTTCCTATCCCGAAGGCTCGCCGCAGATGATCAACGCCTTTGTCTCGGGCCTGGTCATCGCCGTGCTGGCCGCCTTCGATCTGTACAAGACCTATTTCTGGGCCGTCGTCGTCAACCTGCTGGTGGGCGTCTGGGTCGCCGCCTCGCCGTGGGTGCTGCGGCTGGCAGATCAGCGCGTCGTCATGTGGAACGAGCTGATCGTCGGTATCGCCGTCGCCGTGCTGGCCCTGTGGGAGCTGCGCACCGACCCCGAGCTGCACAAGCACTGGCCCGGCGCAGCCGCGTAG
- a CDS encoding LysR family transcriptional regulator codes for MDQLTALRALRRVVELGSFTAAGAALGISHSIVSRQIRQLESQLGAQLLNRTTRRFALTAAGQEYYLASRDILDALDAADRAVAMHQAQPSGSLRINAPMAFGTLELAAWLPNFTRHYPHLHIDLVCNDRIVDLIDDGFDVALRLARGLPDSTLVARQLGSSRTLAVASPAYVARHGHPATPQDLAQHNCLMYSSGEKPAEWSFTDAGGAAHKVAVRGSLQANTSVALREAAVGGMGIAGAPGFIVRDALRSGQLVEVLPGYTLRPRTLYALYPHSRQLSPKVRVFIDFAVQHYQNHR; via the coding sequence ATGGACCAGCTGACCGCCCTGCGCGCCTTGCGCCGCGTCGTGGAACTGGGCAGTTTCACGGCCGCCGGCGCCGCGCTCGGCATTTCCCACTCCATCGTGTCGCGCCAGATCCGCCAGCTGGAAAGCCAGCTGGGCGCCCAATTGCTCAACCGCACCACGCGCCGCTTCGCCCTGACGGCCGCCGGCCAGGAATACTATCTGGCCAGCCGCGACATCCTCGACGCCCTCGATGCGGCCGATCGCGCCGTCGCCATGCACCAGGCACAGCCGTCCGGCAGCCTGCGCATCAATGCGCCGATGGCCTTCGGCACCCTGGAACTGGCCGCCTGGCTGCCCAACTTTACGCGCCACTACCCGCACCTCCACATCGATCTCGTCTGCAATGACCGCATCGTTGACCTGATCGACGATGGCTTCGACGTGGCGCTGCGCCTGGCGCGCGGCTTGCCCGACTCCACCCTGGTGGCGCGCCAGCTGGGCAGCAGCCGCACCTTGGCCGTCGCCTCGCCCGCCTACGTGGCCCGCCATGGCCATCCGGCCACGCCGCAAGACCTGGCGCAGCACAATTGCCTGATGTACAGCTCCGGCGAGAAGCCGGCCGAGTGGTCGTTCACGGATGCGGGCGGCGCCGCGCACAAGGTAGCCGTGCGCGGCAGCCTGCAAGCCAATACCAGCGTGGCCCTGCGCGAGGCTGCCGTGGGCGGCATGGGCATTGCCGGCGCGCCCGGCTTCATCGTGCGCGACGCGCTGCGCAGCGGCCAGCTCGTGGAAGTCTTGCCCGGCTACACCTTGCGCCCACGCACCTTGTACGCGCTGTATCCGCACAGCCGCCAGCTGTCGCCGAAGGTCAGGGTCTTCATCGATTTTGCCGTGCAACACTATCAAAATCACCGCTAG